In Leguminivora glycinivorella isolate SPB_JAAS2020 chromosome 11, LegGlyc_1.1, whole genome shotgun sequence, a single window of DNA contains:
- the LOC125231380 gene encoding protein insensitive-like: MSERLWLLVEWLDERHLFPSYGVVNVGSLVGNETDLHVGKFIFVRDKHRINSRRAQVVRISDNKHYVKEQKELAEREDRQVKNVLSLCMRTIREMKSGPMFSGSRGSGQPFQGASTGPVSLPQVVMDTDNTTSESEQEMPYEVNRRHKKVQNAHYHRDASSSRSGQSFRVEASKSSNPRSRSMICSTPVSAQARPVLTFDQSTQVDFDSKDRKEKVEEMEDIVTGLYARYLEIVNRCHRENTPLPEGISEPFEQNGVAERQNGSRSPMEQAVEEDLTMNGHVNGEGVSNPKTLEVRRVSAHTTNTGEPSYNGIDYDMVPIGAGNAVVPRRLLNDIDWISYSAATRQLLQAVFPRRVLATHSLTGKQSPAFMNIPPKKRLDPKIVNDIVDTVAERCGVSKRLVRGSITIKCTDEAKLYRNRLHYRQSRQLPNQENVPPGPSSDESSTVTE, from the exons ATGTCGGAAAGACTATGGTTGCTCGTAGAATGGTTGGATGAACGTCACCTTTTTCCCAGTTATGGGGTGGTTAATGTTGGATCTTTAGTTGGTAATGAAACTGATCTGCATGTTGGGAAATTTATATTTGTTCGAGATAAACACAGGATTAATAGTCGGCGGGCGCAAGTCGTGAGAATATCCG ATAACAAGCACTATGTGAAAGAACAAAAGGAGTTGGCGGAGCGAGAGGATCGCCAAGTGAAGAATGTGTTGTCCCTGTGTATGCGCACTATTCGAGAAATGAAGTCCGGCCCAATG TTTTCCGGGTCGAGGGGTTCCGGTCAACCGTTTCAAGGAGCTTCCACTGGGCCGGTGTCATTGCCTCAAGTGGTGATGGATACTGACAACACCACCAGCGAAAGTGAACAGGAG ATGCCTTATGAAGTCAACCGACGTCACAAAAAGGTCCAAAACGCTCACTACCATCGCGACGCTTCGAGCAGCCGAAGCGGACAGTCCTTTCGAGTCGAAGCTTCAAAGTCTTCAAACCCCAGGAGCCGCTCCATGATCTGCAGCACTCCAGTGTCAGCACAAGCACGACCCGTCTTGACCTTCGACCAGAGCACCCAAGTAGACTTCGACTCGAAAGACCGAAAAGAAAAGGTGGAAGAGATGGAGGATATCGTGACAGGTCTCTACGCCCGCTACTTAGAAATAGTGAATAGATGTCATCGTGAGAATACCCCGTTACCAGAGGGTATTTCTGAGCCTTTCGAACAGAATGGTGTGGCTGAACGTCAGAACGGGTCAAGGTCACCTATGGAGCAAGCAGTGGAGGAGGATTTGACGATGAACGGCCATGTTAATGGCGAAGGAGTTTCGAATCCTAAAACTCTGGAAGTTCGTCGAGTTTCTGCGCACACTACCAATACTGGCGAACCGAGCTATAATGGCATCGATTACGAtatg GTACCGATTGGAGCTGGTAACGCTGTTGTGCCTAGGAGACTGTTGAACGATATAGACTGGATATCCTACAGCGCTGCCACTAGGCAACTTCTCCAAGCAGTTTTTCCTCGCAG GGTACTTGCTACTCATTCACTGACTGGCAAGCAATCGCCAGCCTTCATGAACATCCCGCCCAAGAAGCGGCTCGACCCTAAAATCGTGAATGATATCGTGGACACCGTCGCTGAACGCTGCGGCGTTTCTAAACGGCTGGTCAG aggCAGCATTACAATAAAGTGCACTGACGAGGCGAAGCTCTACCGTAATCGGCTGCACTACCGACAGTCCCGCCAGCTCCCGAACCAAGAAAACGTCCCACCCGGGCCGTCCTCAGACGAATCTTCTACCGTCACCGAATAA